In Ignavibacteriales bacterium, the following are encoded in one genomic region:
- a CDS encoding malectin domain-containing carbohydrate-binding protein → MISIKLIETIFKLIIVFAIIYFGATSINYGQIQPSIRINCGGPRVEYSGIVFEADKYYTGTYKYSNPSIWDIKNTKYDELYFTERAADNDLGLFSYNIPVKNGDYTVAMHFAEIYWDCPGGQPGKIGDRVFSVEIEGDIKLNDFDILAEVGPATAIVKKFDVTVLDDTLTIRFKPTKNRGKISALEVIPAKGGEVPLDVQESSIDKSPDNYLVSQNYPNPFNPTTNIKFTVNNPGNVKLVVFDALGEEVGMLVNEYKNRGNYIATFDASNLNSGIYFYKLELNGLVEIKKMSLVK, encoded by the coding sequence ATGATTTCAATTAAATTAATAGAAACTATTTTTAAGTTGATTATAGTATTTGCAATTATATATTTTGGTGCAACTTCAATAAATTATGGTCAAATTCAACCATCAATAAGAATTAATTGTGGAGGACCAAGAGTAGAGTACTCCGGAATTGTATTTGAAGCTGATAAATATTACACAGGCACTTATAAATATAGTAATCCAAGTATTTGGGATATTAAAAATACAAAGTATGATGAACTGTATTTTACTGAACGCGCTGCAGATAATGATCTAGGTTTATTTAGTTATAATATTCCGGTAAAGAACGGAGATTATACTGTGGCAATGCATTTTGCGGAAATCTACTGGGATTGCCCGGGTGGCCAACCAGGAAAAATAGGTGACAGAGTGTTCAGTGTGGAAATTGAAGGAGATATAAAATTAAATGACTTTGACATTCTTGCAGAAGTAGGTCCAGCAACTGCAATAGTAAAAAAATTTGATGTAACTGTCTTGGATGATACTCTTACAATACGTTTTAAACCAACAAAAAATAGAGGGAAAATATCTGCATTGGAAGTAATTCCAGCAAAAGGTGGAGAAGTTCCTCTTGATGTTCAGGAAAGTAGTATAGATAAATCACCTGACAATTATCTGGTTAGTCAAAATTATCCTAATCCATTTAATCCGACTACAAATATAAAATTTACAGTAAACAATCCCGGCAATGTTAAACTGGTTGTCTTTGATGCATTAGGAGAAGAAGTTGGAATGTTAGTTAACGAATATAAAAATCGTGGAAATTATATAGCTACGTTCGACGCAAGTAATTTAAATAGCGGGATTTATTTTTATAAACTTGAATTGAATGGCTTAGTGGAAATTAAAAAGATGTCCTTAGT